In Carya illinoinensis cultivar Pawnee chromosome 7, C.illinoinensisPawnee_v1, whole genome shotgun sequence, the following are encoded in one genomic region:
- the LOC122314794 gene encoding endoglucanase 2, whose product MSEFDSALMAVESSQSRHSVKMVEKSRSRGRFRWILVVIVLPLVVCFVLVLKKPHIFYDKAAPVPGPPGAPVKKYANALEIAMQFFDIQKSGKLVDNMISWRGDSGLKDGSEARLDLSKGMYDAGDHMKFGFPMAFTATVLSWAILEYGDQMESVNQSTHAKRSLKWITDYLIKAHPSENVLYIQVGDPEADHNCWDRPEVMTEERPLTQVNTSSPGTEVAAETAAAMASASLVFKERDPNYSRILLEHSKQLFNFADKHRHSYSISFPEVQKHYNSTGYEDELLWAASWLYHATMDRSYLQYATEQNGKAFANWGTPTWFSWDNKLAGTQVLLSRLTFFGCKEGSKSLISGLQKYKETAEAVMCVLLPSSPTATTSRTESGLIWVNEWNSLQHPVASAFLIALFSDYMLTSQTAKLSCNDNFFTPADLRKFAQSQADYVLGDNPLEMSFLVGYGHRYPQYVRHRGASIPADANTGCKDGFQWFDSTDPNPNVAIGGLVGGPFLNGTYIDSRNNSKQGEPTTYNSALMVGLLSSLVTTSSLVSSFT is encoded by the exons ATGTCTGAATTTGATTCAGCTCTTATGGCTGTCGAATCGTCACAGAGCCGGCATTCTGTGAAAATGGTAGAGAAATCAAGGTCTAGAGGGCGTTTCCGTTGGATTCTGGTGGTAATAGTCTTGCCCCTCGTCGTTTGTTTTGTACTGGTCTTAAAGAAGCCACATATTTTCTACGATAAGGCGGCTCCTGTGCCGGGGCCTCCTGGCGCTCCTGTCAAGAAATACGCCAACGCTCTCGAGATCGCCATGCAATTCTTCGACATACAGAAAT ctGGGAAGTTGGTAGATAACATGATATCTTGGAGAGGGGATTCGGGTCTGAAAGACGGTAGCGAAGCTAGGTTGGATTTGTCAAAAGGAATGTACGATGCAGGGGATCACATGAAGTTTGGTTTTCCAATGGCTTTCACTGCCACAGTGTTGTCGTGGGCTATTCTCGAGTATGGAGATCAAATGGAATCTGTGAATCAGTCTACACATGCTAAACGCTCGCTCAAGTGGATCACTGACTACCTTATCAAGGCCCATCCTTCCGAGAATGTTCTCTACATTCAG GTGGGTGATCCTGAAGCAGACCATAACTGTTGGGACAGGCCTGAAGTCATGACCGAGGAGAGGCCACTCACGCAGGTTAACACATCTTCTCCAGGAACAGAAGTTGCAGCCGAGACTGCAGCGGCGATGGCTTCAGCATCGCTGGTGTTTAAGGAAAGAGATCCGAATTACTCGAGAATACTCCTGGAGCATTCAAAACAACTGTTTAATTTTGCGGACAAGCATAGACATTCTTATAGTATTAGCTTCCCTGAAGTCCAGAAGCACTACAATTCAACAGGATATGAAGATGAGCTCTTATGGGCAGCTAGCTGGCTCTATCATGCTACCATGGATCGCTCCTATCTTCAATATGCGACCGAACAAAATGGAAAAGCCTTTGCTAACTGGGGAACTCCAACCTGGTTTAGCTGGGATAACAAGCTTGCAGGAACCCAG GTTCTGTTGTCGAGGTTAACCTTCTTTGGCTGCAAAGAGGGGTCAAAATCCCTCATATCTGGTCTTCAAAAATACAAAGAGACGGCTGAGGCTGTTATGTGTGTCCTCCTACCAAGTTCTCCAACAGCCACAACCAGCAGAACTGAAA GTGGTCTTATATGGGTCAATGAATGGAACTCTCTGCAGCATCCTGTTGCTTCTGCATTCTTAATTGCACTTTTCAGTGATTACATGCTTACATCCCAGACTGCAAAGCTCTCGTGTAATGACAATTTCTTCACCCCAGCAGATCTTCGTAAGTTTGCGCAATCTCAG GCTGATTATGTCTTGGGTGACAATCCTTTGGAAATGAGTTTTCTAGTGGGTTACGGCCATAGATACCCGCAATATGTGCGCCACAGGGGAGCTTCAATTCCAGCTGATGCAAATACTGGCTGCAAAGATGGGTTCCAGTGGTTTGACTCAACCGATCCCAATCCAAATGTAGCCATCGGAGGACTTGTCGGCGGGCCTTTTCTAAACGGAACTTACATCGATTCCCGTAACAACTCCAAGCAAGGGGAACCCACTACATATAATAGTGCCCTCATGGTTGGCCTTCTATCGAGTTTGGTCACCACCTCTTCATTAGTTTCATCCTTCACCTAA
- the LOC122314795 gene encoding cytokinin riboside 5'-monophosphate phosphoribohydrolase LOG3-like isoform X1 — translation MENQQKPRQAQPPLKSRFRRVCVFCGSSPGKNPSYQLAAIQLGKQLVERNIDLVYGGGSIGLMGLVSQAVHDGGRHVLGVIPTTLMPREITGETVGEVRAVSGMHQRKAEMARQADAFIALPGGYGTLEELLEVITWAQLGIHDKPVGLLNVDGYYNSLLSFIDKAVDEGFITPAARSIIVSAQTAQELMCKLEDYVPKHSGVAPKLSWEIEQQLGFVTKSDICR, via the exons ATGGAGAATCAACAGAAACCGCGCCAGGCGCAGCCTCCCTTGAAATCAAGATTCAGACGTGTGTGTGTTTTCTGTGGGAGCAGCCCCGGCAAGAACCCTAGCTACCAGCTTGCTGCTATTCAACTCGGCAAACAGCTG GTGGAAAGGAACATTGACTTGGTCTATGGAGGAGGGAGCATTGGCTTGATGGGTCTGGTCTCCCAAGCTGTCCATGATGGAGGTCGCCACGTCTTGGG AGTCATTCCAACGACTCTCATGCCGAGAGAG ATAACTGGAGAGACTGTCGGAGAAGTAAGAGCTGTCTCCGGCATGCACCAACGCAAGGCTGAAATGGCTCGTCAGGCTGATGCATTCATTGCCTTGCCAG GTGGCTATGGCACTTTGGAAGAACTTTTGGAAGTTATTACTTGGGCTCAGCTGGGAATCCATGATAAACCG GTGGGATTGTTAAACGTTGATGGGTACTACAACTCACTCCTATCATTCATTGACAAAGCAGTCGATGAAGGTTTCATAACTCCCGCTGCCCGTAGCATTATCGTCTCTGCCCAAACTGCCCAAGAACTCATGTGCAAGCTCGAG GATTACGTGCCCAAGCACTCTGGGGTGGCCCCCAAGCTAAGCTGGGAGATAGAGCAACAACTGGGCTTCGTAACAAAGTCAGACATTTGTCGTTGA
- the LOC122314795 gene encoding cytokinin riboside 5'-monophosphate phosphoribohydrolase LOG3-like isoform X2, translating into MENQQKPRQAQPPLKSRFRRVCVFCGSSPGKNPSYQLAAIQLGKQLVERNIDLVYGGGSIGLMGLVSQAVHDGGRHVLGVIPTTLMPREITGETVGEVRAVSGMHQRKAEMARQADAFIALPGGYGTLEELLEVITWAQLGIHDKPVGLLNVDGYYNSLLSFIDKAVDEGFITPAARSIIVSAQTAQELMCKLETIVQSTAKII; encoded by the exons ATGGAGAATCAACAGAAACCGCGCCAGGCGCAGCCTCCCTTGAAATCAAGATTCAGACGTGTGTGTGTTTTCTGTGGGAGCAGCCCCGGCAAGAACCCTAGCTACCAGCTTGCTGCTATTCAACTCGGCAAACAGCTG GTGGAAAGGAACATTGACTTGGTCTATGGAGGAGGGAGCATTGGCTTGATGGGTCTGGTCTCCCAAGCTGTCCATGATGGAGGTCGCCACGTCTTGGG AGTCATTCCAACGACTCTCATGCCGAGAGAG ATAACTGGAGAGACTGTCGGAGAAGTAAGAGCTGTCTCCGGCATGCACCAACGCAAGGCTGAAATGGCTCGTCAGGCTGATGCATTCATTGCCTTGCCAG GTGGCTATGGCACTTTGGAAGAACTTTTGGAAGTTATTACTTGGGCTCAGCTGGGAATCCATGATAAACCG GTGGGATTGTTAAACGTTGATGGGTACTACAACTCACTCCTATCATTCATTGACAAAGCAGTCGATGAAGGTTTCATAACTCCCGCTGCCCGTAGCATTATCGTCTCTGCCCAAACTGCCCAAGAACTCATGTGCAAGCTCGAG ACAATTGTACAAAGCACAGCCAAAATTATCTGA